The Gloeocapsa sp. PCC 73106 DNA segment TAATTCTACAGCCATATCCGCCGCGAGGCGATCACAAGCGGCTTTTCCTGTGCCATAGGCAACACCAAAGATATAATTTAAACTTCCCCAAGAGGAGATAGTGCAGATTAGACCTTGTCTGCGTTTAGTCATGATTTTTGCTGCATAAACACTAGCTATATAATGGCTACGCAATCCCACATTATTACAAGCGTCCCAAAGATTGAGATCTCCTTCCCAGAAACTTTTACCCTGATTATCTCTCAAGACTTTGACTCCAGAGAAAGCGTTATTTACGAGTAAATCTAGTTGACCGTTTTGCTCATTATCGATACGCTCAAATAAAGTAGCTACTGCGGTGTCGTCTGAGTGATCTATTTGTACAGGGATACATTGCCCACCCGCGGCGATGACTTCTGCACTGGTAGCAGTAAGAGTGTCGCTACGACCTGTAATATAAATGGTGGCACCTGCCTCGCCTAGGGCGATCGCGATGCCTTTACCTATACCTCTAGTTGCACCGGTAACTAAAGCGATTTTACCTTGAAGTGTTTTCATCTGTTTCTAGGAGTGATTCAATCGTTTTGATACCTTCTTGATTATTTTGTTGTTGATAGAGGGTTAAAGCTTGTTGCCAAGCCTCTAGAGCTTCTGGATGTCTATTTCTCTGTTGTAAAGCTAAACCCAGATGGTAATAATTATCGGGATCATTGGGATTTAATTCAATTAGACGTCGGTAGGCGACGATCGCCTCGAAATAGTTTTGTTGCTGCATTAAAATTGCAGCGATTCGGCTTTGAGCTTTACTAAAATTGGGCTGTAGTTGAATGGCTCTTTGGTAAGCTTGTAAAGCAGCTTCTAGGTAATTATTTTCCTGCCAAGTTTCCGCTATTTTTACTTGAAATTCAGGATCATTAGGGTATTGTGATTCAATGGCCGCTAAGGTTTCCAATCCTACCTTGAATTGTTTTTGATTGAGTAAAGTTCTAGCTAATTCCAATTGCAACTCCAGATTATCAGCCAAATAAGTAGCATTAGTTCCTAGAAACTCTACTGCTTCTTGAGTACGTCCTTGGCTAATCAACAGACTGAGCAAGATTTCTTGGGCTTGAATGTTTTCTGGATCTAAAGCGATTATTCTTTGATAGGTAACAAGAGCGCTCTCATAATCTTTTTCTCGCAATAAAACCACACCCAAAGCCAGATGATATTTTATCTCTAATGGATCCAGATTGACAGCGCGATAATAGGCTTTAGCCGCGGTCTGATTATCCCCAATTTGAGCTAAATTATAGCCTAAGGCGTAATAAAAGCTGGCATTATCGGGATCGAGTATGATTGCTCTTTGATAAGCCCTAGTCGCTGCGCCAAAATTTCCCTGGGTGGTGTATAGATAACCAAGACCGGAGAAAATGCGAGGATTTTCCTGATCTAGTTGAGCGGCTTGTTGATAGATAGCAATAGCTCTAGCGTAGTTGCCCGCATCAACGTACTCACGTCCTTGACGCAGTAAATGATTTAACTCGACTTCTTCTGCTTGAAGTGGAAAACTGTAAATAGTAGTTCCGAGGATCAGACAACTAGCCAACCAAGATAGAGTAGTATGAAAACGCATATTTTTTTACAGTCAATACTCCTAGATTTTACCCTCAGTTAATGTATTTAATACTCACATCATAGATATAAATAAATTTAACTTGTCAGAAGATTGATTTTAGTCTATGCTATATTTAGTTTACCTAAGCTGAGTTTTCACCAACCCCGCCCTAAAAGAGATGGGGATTGACCAAACCAATTTAGTTAACGACAGAGGTGAATAGCCCACAGAGCCTAACCATCCCACAGACTTCCGAATACTTCCCAAGGAGCGGATCACTTCTAAACCCGATTGGTACGGGTGCTATTAAAGACAGGACATGGTTGGTTAGGTGGGCATCGAGGGACACAAACTCAACTCTTGAGGATTATCTCCCATGCAAAGAGTGCCTGTTCTGTCAGCGATGCTAACTGGAAACGGTTAGGACAGATAAGCTCTAGACTATGTACATTAATCCGGCGTTCTACTGGTTTAATTATTAGTTACTAGAGAATGTAAAGCCGTCCAACACTTCGCGCTCTGGACGGGGTTTCAAACCCAAATTTTTGATGATTCACGCAACTCTACACCAACTCGCAGTCTTTGAAGCCACAGCGCGCCTGGGAAGTTTTACTCGAGCCGCTGAAGAGTTGTTTATCACACAACCAACGGTTTCCAGTCAAATCAAACAACTAACTAAAGTAGTTGGTTTACCCTTATTTGAGCAAATCGGTAAACGTCTCTATTTAACCGAAGCAGGAAAAGAGTTACTCAAAACTTGTCAGGAGATTTTTGAGCGTTTGGACAACTTTGAGATGAAGATTGCGGATCTCAAAGGAACCAAACAGGGAAGATTGAGACTAGCTGTCATCACCACAGCGAAATATTTTATTCCTCGTATCTTGGGCGCTTTTTGCGAACAGTATCCAGGAATAGATGTTTCCCTCAACGTGACTAATCATCAACAGATACAACGTCGGATGTTAGAAAATCAAGATGACTTGTACATTCTCAGTCAACCTCCCGCTGAACTGGATTTGCACAGTGAGCCTTTTTTGGACAATCCCTTAGTTGTAATCGCCCGTAGCGATCATCTTTTAGCAAGGGAGAAAAATATTCCCATAAAACAACTCAATGGTCAACCTTTTATCATGCGCGAACAAGGATCTGGGACTAGAAGTGCTGTTTTAGAACTGTTTGCTAAACATAAGGTCAATGTGACGGTTAGGTTGGAGTTGGGTAGTAATGAAGCGATCAAACAGGCGATCGCCGGAGGTTTAGGTATATCGGTTTTATCTCAACATACTCTCATTTCAGAGAGAACAGATTCTGGACTAGTCATACTCGATGCACAACATTTCCCAATTCGACGACGTTGGTACGTTGCTCACTTATCGGGAAAACGTTTATCGGTAATAGCCCAAGCCTTTCTGGAGTATCTCATAGTTAAGAGTCAAGAGATAGGAACTTCTGCTTGGCAGAATCCGGTTGAAAGCAGGAATTAGTATTTAAAGAGAAGGACAGATATGTTACATTGTTTAGACCAGACCGTCTGGTTAGTACCTTGCTATGCGTTGTTGGGGAGTATTCTGGTTTTGCCATGGTCACCTGCTTGGGGTCGTAATTTAGGACCTAGACCCACGGGTTATATCAGTATCTTGCTAACTAGCCTTGCTTTGTTGCACAGTCTTTTAGCTTTGTCTAATCTTTGGCATTCTGAGCCTAAGTATATCGCTTGGGATTGGTTGAATGCGGCCAATTTAAATATTTCTCTAGATCTGGAGTTGTCTGCGGTTAACGTAGCAGCTTTAGTACTCATTACAGGTTTGAATGTTTTAGCCCAAATCTACGCGGTGGGCTATATGGAAATGGATTGGGGTTGGGCGCGTTTTTTTGCTTTGCTGAACTTGTTTCAAGCGGGAATGTGCACCTTAGTGCTGTGCAATTCTCTGTTTTTCAGCTACGTAGTTCTGGAGATTCTCACGCTCGGTACTTATTTGTTGATTGGTTTTTGGTTCAATCAATCGCTAGTAGTGACTGGAGCTAGAGATGCTTTTTTAACCAAGCGCATAGGGGATTTAATCCTACTCATGGGTGTGGTGGCTTTGTTACCCTTAGCCGGGACTTGGAACTATACAGAACTAGCAGAATGGGCTGAAACTGCGGTAATTAGCCATCAAACGGCAACAATTCTCTGTTTAGCTTTAATCGCTGGCCCTTTAGCTAAATGCGCTCAATTCCCTTTACATCTTTGGTTAGATGAAGCGATGGAAGGACCAATGCCCGCGACTATCCTGAGAAATACAGTTGTAGTATCAACGGGTGCGTGGGTTTTGATTAAATTACAACCAGTGTTGATGCTGTCACCTGTAACGAATCAAGTGATGATCGCCATTGGTGCAGCGACGGCGGTGGGGGCTTCATTGATTGCGATCGCCCAGGTAGATATCAAGCGTTCTCTGTCTTACTCGGTGAGTGCTTATATGGGTTTAATCTTCATCGCTGTGGGGATGGGTTATACTGCGATCGCTCTTAAGCTACTACTGATCCACGCCTTGGGTATGGCTTTATTGGTCATGAGCATCGGTGGTATTGTGTTGAATAGCATCAGTCAAGATTTAAGACACTATGGAGGGTTATGGAGTCGTCGCCCGATTTCGGGGATAGCTTATTTAGCGGGAGTGGCTTCTGTCGTAGCTACTCCACCTCTGGGGGCTTTTTGGGTTTTGAGTGAATTTACTCAGGAGTTATGGTTACTGCGTCCTGGAGTGGCGACGGTAATTATCTTTGTCAACGCTTTAACGGCTTTTAGTATGAGTCGAGAATTTTGTCTGATCTTTGGGGGTAAACCCAAGGCGATGACGGTGCGATCGCCCGAAGGACTTTGGGCTTTGGTTATGCCCATGATGATACTGATGGGTTTTGTTATACACTTACCCTTATTAATGGGAGTGATGGGATTATTGCCCAATTGGCAGGATTTAAACTCAGTTATCGCGGGTGTTTTAGTCTTGTCAACCCTTTTGGGGGTTGGTTTAACTGGGGGGATTTACCTCAACGACGCTATTAAAAAACCGATTGTACTACCAAACCCAGGTATACAAGACTTTTTTGCCTATGACTTTTATACAGCTCAACTTTACCGCGTGACGATCGTTTTTGTGGTCAATTTGGTATCTCGATTGATTGCTTGGTTTGATCGCTTTATCGTCGATGGTTTGGTAAATTTTGTGGGGTTAGCCACGGTTTTTAGCGGTCAGAGTCTTAAATACAACGTTTCTGGCCAGGGACAATTCTATATCCTGTCGATTTTGTTGGGAATCGCTCTTTTCTGTCTGTTGATTACTTCTCCCTATCTCTTACAGTAAACAAAATGCTGAGTATTTTACTTTGGTTACCCGTTGTTGGGGCTTTGTTGGTGGGGTTTTTGCCTTTATCTTTATCAAATGCGCGTCTTCGTCAAATTACGACTGTCTTGACTCTCATGCTTCTAGCTCTCAGTTGTAGTTTACTCTGGCAATTTAATCTCCACGATGCTAATTGGCAATTCAGTGAGTATTTACCTTGGGCTGAACCCATTGGACTGAGCTACAGCTTAGCAGTAGATGGTATTTCTCTCCCCCTGTTGATTTTAAATGGGTTGTTGACCCTCGTAGCGATTTACAGCAGTGGCGATGATGTCAAGCGACCTCGGCTGTACTACTCTTTAATACTTTTGTGTAATGCGGGTATTACTGGGGCGTTGCTAGCTCAAAATCTGCTCTTATTCGTGTTATTTTACGAAGTCGAGCTAATTCCCTTTTATTTACTCATTTCTATCTGGGGTGGTCCCGGTCGAGGTTACGCGGCCATTAAATTTCTGTTATATACAGCCACTTCGGGGCTATTAGTATTAGCTGCGTTTCTGGGTATAGTCTGGTTGGGTGGAGCATCTAACTTCGATTATCAGTCTCTAGTTACTGTAGAATTATCTCAAAGAACGCAGTTAATCCTCTTGGTTCTCTTAGTAGTGGGTTTTGGTATTAAGATCCCTCTGGTACCGCTACACACTTGGTTACCAGACGCTTATACCGAAGCTTCTCCGGCTGTAACGATTCTCTTGGGAGGAATCCTGGCTAAATTAGGGACTTATGGTTTGATTCGCTTTGGCTTACAGCTATTTCCCGAAACTTGGTATTTAATCGCTCCTGGATTGGCTATAGTGGGGACGATAACGGTGGTGTATGGTGCGTTGAGTGCGATCGCTCAAAAAGACATTAAACGAATGGTAGCCTATAGTTCCATCGGTCACATGGGTTATATCTTAGTAGCTGCCGCCGCATCAACCCCCCTAAGTTTACTAGGCGCCGTAGCGCAAATGATCAGCCATGGTTTAATTTTAGCTCTGTTATTCCATTTAGTCGGTATCGTAGAACGCAAAGCTGGAACCAGAGATTTAGACGTTCTCAATGGTTTGATGAATCCGATTCGAGGTTTACCCTTAACTAGCGCCCTATTAATCCTTGGGGGAATGGCTAGCGCTGGTATTCCCGGTTTAGTAGGATTTATCGCCGAATTCCTGATTTTTCAAGGCAGTTTCACGGTATTTCCGATTCCAACTCTATTATGTATCATCGCTTCCGGGTTAACAGCGGTTTACTTCGTGATTCTGCTCAATCGGACTTGTTTCGGCAAGTTAGACAATCGTTTAGCCTATTATCCCAAAGTAGGGTGGTCAGAAAAAATAACGGCGATCGCCCTAGCGGGATTAATCTTTGTTCTGGGGATACAACCCAATTGGTTAATTCGTCCCACGGAAACGACGACAAATGCGATGGTACAACTCTATTCAGCTAGATATTAATCATGGTACAAACAGCAAAACAAAGTATACCTACTCTTCCTCCCTCTACTCACGAGTTTGCCGAGATTATTCACCGTCTAGAAGCAGGGGGATCGATGTTACCGGATACCCCTGAAAATTTGATGCAAATCATCGGTATCTATAAAGCCTACGCGGTACCCATGGATTTCTACTGGCGAGATTTACTCTACATAGCTGAACGAGTTTTTCTCAATCCCTTTCCCTTTTTCAAATATTTTATCCCCGAAAGCTATCTAGAACTCCATAACCACTACGCAGGGGATGACGCCGTATTGAGGGTATGGCGTGGCGAAGCTACCGCTCACCCAGAACTACTAGCTTTTATGGAGGGACCCAAATTATTCCATCATCTGACGCACAATCGTATCAATATGGAATTCGCTGAAGCTTGTATGCGGGCGATGTTTTGGCACGGTCGGGATATGGGGATGGGCAAGTTTGACGCTTATCTAGATACCCCTGAATACCAAGCTAACGCTGATCGCGCTATTAAAGCTTATTTTCGCCGTAATCCTGTGATGCTGGGCTTATATCGTCTCTTTCCCGATTTATTCTTAGAACAGGTGCGACAATTATCTTACTACGCTAATCTGGGCTTATTCTGGGAGGTAATGGCGCCAGTTTTCTTCGAAATGTCGGATCTCTACGATGAAGGTAAACTGACTACTGTCAAAGAGGCGATGGAATTCTTGGTAAATGGGATTTTTGCGGCAGCAGGACGTCCTATCTATCATAATGTCTATATTGAGGGACAATGCTACGAGATCGTGCCTCAATCTCTGGGATTCGTTTGGCTATACGAGGCGGCTTTACCCTATGTAGAAGCAGTATTCTACCGCACAGCACCCTTTCGCGGAACCAAGTCCTATAACGCTCAAGCCAAACAGGTACCTGACGCCCAAAGTGACTTTCACTACGGTATTCTTTACGCCGATGTCTTCCCAGTGGGTACCGCGGGTATTCCTCCCACTCTGTTGATGGATGATATGTCTCATTTTCTGCCTCAGTATTTGCGGGAATATTATCAGCAACATTGTCGGGGTGAAGATGATATGTTGGTTCAATTGGGTATCACTTTTCAACGCTCTATGTACAATGTTACCTCAGCAGTAATTCAGGCTTTAAGGACGGCTTTACATTATCCTCTAGACGATCCTGATCCAGAACACCTCCTGGTCAATCGTCGCTTTTATGAGGGTCAGTTGGATCGCTTTAAACGTCCTGAAGCGCGTTTGCGAGATGTCCAAAATCCTGATTATCGTTAAGCTGAGCGATCGCCTATAAATATAGCGCCGAAATTTCCCGACACCCCACACCCTTTCATCCCATACCCTATCTACATCAGGACTTCTTTGTCACCCCGTGAGTACAGCCTCTCAAAGCTATTTGTTGATTCGCCTTTTAAAGCCATGTTAAGATGAGTACACATTGCGTACACAATAAGAAAGGCTATGGATAAGCATGACATTGAGAAAATCGGGGTGCGAAAGTTTAGGAGCGAACTCCCTAAATACATATACGGTGAGACTCCCGTTGAGGTAGTGCGTCACGGGCACACCGTTGGGTTTTACTTCCCCGTTAAACAGGGGAGTAAAAGCGCAGATATCGCTGCCTTACAAGCGGTGGCCGCTCGATTTGAGTACCTGTTAAGCCAAAAAGGACTTTCCGAGGACGATATTGTTCGTGAGTTTCGTCAGATGCGTGAAGCGGACAGAGCGAATCAGAGATAGGATCTAGACAAGTGAGACTCAAATTTGTCGTTCTTGACGCTAATATCATCATAAGAAGTGTATTCGGGGTGAAGGTGGGGAGGTTGATGCAATCTGTCGGCGACAACGCTTGTTTTCTAACCCCCGATGTCTGTCTTGATGATGCAGAAGAATACATTCCTAAAATAGCCGCTTCCAAGGGACTCGAGCTGGCACTTGTCAAAGAAGGATTCGACCGCGTGTCGAACATTGTAGAGGTTGTGTCAGCTTCGCTCTACAGCCAATATCAATCAGAGGCCATAAAACGCATAAAGCAAAGAGATCTTGATGACTGGCCAATTTTAGCAACCGCACTTCTTCTACTCAGTTAGCTAGTTTGAGTCCTAACTTAGCTCTTACTAATAACAATTTTGTCGTAACTGTATAGAGATATATATTCCTTTACTTACTATTTCCACTCTCTAGATTGAAATAAAGGTCTATTTCTCTAATTTCTCCCGCTAATTGTTTTCCTACTTCTACACTTCCTGAGGGATTGAGTAAAACTTCGAGGTAGTCTTTACTGAATTGATCGTAAATGAATCTGGTCATTAAAATTGGCGATCGTGATTTATACGGATATATTCTGTTTTATTACGTTATGCGATTATTCCATTACCTGGTATTTTGATAATTTTGATCATAATTGTGGCGGTATTGAAATTATACTGCCTGTGGCAGCAGATTGACGAGCGGCTTCGGCTACCGTCAGAGCATAATAACTGGATTCAGGTTTTAGATAAAGAGGCTTACCGTGCACAAGATGATCAAGTACCATCTGGGTATCTTGGGCAAATAAACCCTGACGCGAGACTACTTCTAGAGGGATTTTTTCTTCTCCTTTAATGAGTATTCCCGTTTCTCCATCAAAACTGAGGGTACCTCGATCGCCGTATAATTCTAGAGTGCGATCGCTACTCCAAAACTTTTCGCCTTTCCCGTAGGTGATTTGAGCGATTAAACCGTTACTGAAGCGCAATTGGGCTTCACACAAGCAAGCGAGATAATAGCCCGTCTCTGGCGCATCCCAGAAGCGAGTCTGACAATTAACTGTATCTACTGCACCAAATAAGTCCGTAAAACGATGAATACGAGAAAGGGCGGCGATGAGGGGAAAGCCGAACATCTCATGATGGTAAGTCCAGCGACGGGGGGCGTTTTGCTGGGGTGAGATTGTACTATAGCGACCATAGAATACCTCTCCAATCTCTGGTAGATATCGACGAATCGCTTGATGTACACCCCCGATTAGTTCTATATGTTCTACGTGAAGTAGTTTCTGATTTTGTCGGGCTAAATTAATTAATGCTTCCGCTTGTAAGGGTTTAAGGGCTAAAGGGTATTCTAATACCACGTGCTTTCCTGCAGAAAGGGCGGCTTGAGCGATCGCACCGTGGTCTTGGTTAATGTTGCAAATGATAATTAGGTCTAAATCTGGTTGTTTTACCAAGGTTTGCCAGGAATTAATCCTCTCAATAGAGTAAGTTTGCGCAAACTTTTCACTACTAATTACTGTATATCCCGCTACTGATTTTAATTCTGCTCTTTGATCAGCTTGCAGGGCTTCGGCGCGTTTGGACGCTGCGTATCCTGTTCCCACGATGCCCACTTTTATTGGACCTTCAACCAAGAAATTGGTCATAGTATAAGCTTTATTATTTCTAC contains these protein-coding regions:
- a CDS encoding SDR family NAD(P)-dependent oxidoreductase: MKTLQGKIALVTGATRGIGKGIAIALGEAGATIYITGRSDTLTATSAEVIAAGGQCIPVQIDHSDDTAVATLFERIDNEQNGQLDLLVNNAFSGVKVLRDNQGKSFWEGDLNLWDACNNVGLRSHYIASVYAAKIMTKRRQGLICTISSWGSLNYIFGVAYGTGKAACDRLAADMAVELKQHNVASLSLWPGIVGTEEITQWAREFPTQNPAISAGYNWETPLFTGRVLAALAAEPQIMRLTGTTQIVAELAHDYGILDENGVRPASFRSLRFILPLVIPELRNYAQFLPDLHVPWFLLLLNALSSPKFRKF
- a CDS encoding tetratricopeptide repeat protein, translated to MRFHTTLSWLASCLILGTTIYSFPLQAEEVELNHLLRQGREYVDAGNYARAIAIYQQAAQLDQENPRIFSGLGYLYTTQGNFGAATRAYQRAIILDPDNASFYYALGYNLAQIGDNQTAAKAYYRAVNLDPLEIKYHLALGVVLLREKDYESALVTYQRIIALDPENIQAQEILLSLLISQGRTQEAVEFLGTNATYLADNLELQLELARTLLNQKQFKVGLETLAAIESQYPNDPEFQVKIAETWQENNYLEAALQAYQRAIQLQPNFSKAQSRIAAILMQQQNYFEAIVAYRRLIELNPNDPDNYYHLGLALQQRNRHPEALEAWQQALTLYQQQNNQEGIKTIESLLETDENTSR
- a CDS encoding LysR family transcriptional regulator, with the protein product MIHATLHQLAVFEATARLGSFTRAAEELFITQPTVSSQIKQLTKVVGLPLFEQIGKRLYLTEAGKELLKTCQEIFERLDNFEMKIADLKGTKQGRLRLAVITTAKYFIPRILGAFCEQYPGIDVSLNVTNHQQIQRRMLENQDDLYILSQPPAELDLHSEPFLDNPLVVIARSDHLLAREKNIPIKQLNGQPFIMREQGSGTRSAVLELFAKHKVNVTVRLELGSNEAIKQAIAGGLGISVLSQHTLISERTDSGLVILDAQHFPIRRRWYVAHLSGKRLSVIAQAFLEYLIVKSQEIGTSAWQNPVESRN
- a CDS encoding NAD(P)H-quinone oxidoreductase subunit F, whose protein sequence is MLHCLDQTVWLVPCYALLGSILVLPWSPAWGRNLGPRPTGYISILLTSLALLHSLLALSNLWHSEPKYIAWDWLNAANLNISLDLELSAVNVAALVLITGLNVLAQIYAVGYMEMDWGWARFFALLNLFQAGMCTLVLCNSLFFSYVVLEILTLGTYLLIGFWFNQSLVVTGARDAFLTKRIGDLILLMGVVALLPLAGTWNYTELAEWAETAVISHQTATILCLALIAGPLAKCAQFPLHLWLDEAMEGPMPATILRNTVVVSTGAWVLIKLQPVLMLSPVTNQVMIAIGAATAVGASLIAIAQVDIKRSLSYSVSAYMGLIFIAVGMGYTAIALKLLLIHALGMALLVMSIGGIVLNSISQDLRHYGGLWSRRPISGIAYLAGVASVVATPPLGAFWVLSEFTQELWLLRPGVATVIIFVNALTAFSMSREFCLIFGGKPKAMTVRSPEGLWALVMPMMILMGFVIHLPLLMGVMGLLPNWQDLNSVIAGVLVLSTLLGVGLTGGIYLNDAIKKPIVLPNPGIQDFFAYDFYTAQLYRVTIVFVVNLVSRLIAWFDRFIVDGLVNFVGLATVFSGQSLKYNVSGQGQFYILSILLGIALFCLLITSPYLLQ
- a CDS encoding NADH-quinone oxidoreductase subunit M, with the translated sequence MLSILLWLPVVGALLVGFLPLSLSNARLRQITTVLTLMLLALSCSLLWQFNLHDANWQFSEYLPWAEPIGLSYSLAVDGISLPLLILNGLLTLVAIYSSGDDVKRPRLYYSLILLCNAGITGALLAQNLLLFVLFYEVELIPFYLLISIWGGPGRGYAAIKFLLYTATSGLLVLAAFLGIVWLGGASNFDYQSLVTVELSQRTQLILLVLLVVGFGIKIPLVPLHTWLPDAYTEASPAVTILLGGILAKLGTYGLIRFGLQLFPETWYLIAPGLAIVGTITVVYGALSAIAQKDIKRMVAYSSIGHMGYILVAAAASTPLSLLGAVAQMISHGLILALLFHLVGIVERKAGTRDLDVLNGLMNPIRGLPLTSALLILGGMASAGIPGLVGFIAEFLIFQGSFTVFPIPTLLCIIASGLTAVYFVILLNRTCFGKLDNRLAYYPKVGWSEKITAIALAGLIFVLGIQPNWLIRPTETTTNAMVQLYSARY
- a CDS encoding CO2 hydration protein — translated: MVQTAKQSIPTLPPSTHEFAEIIHRLEAGGSMLPDTPENLMQIIGIYKAYAVPMDFYWRDLLYIAERVFLNPFPFFKYFIPESYLELHNHYAGDDAVLRVWRGEATAHPELLAFMEGPKLFHHLTHNRINMEFAEACMRAMFWHGRDMGMGKFDAYLDTPEYQANADRAIKAYFRRNPVMLGLYRLFPDLFLEQVRQLSYYANLGLFWEVMAPVFFEMSDLYDEGKLTTVKEAMEFLVNGIFAAAGRPIYHNVYIEGQCYEIVPQSLGFVWLYEAALPYVEAVFYRTAPFRGTKSYNAQAKQVPDAQSDFHYGILYADVFPVGTAGIPPTLLMDDMSHFLPQYLREYYQQHCRGEDDMLVQLGITFQRSMYNVTSAVIQALRTALHYPLDDPDPEHLLVNRRFYEGQLDRFKRPEARLRDVQNPDYR
- a CDS encoding PIN domain-containing protein translates to MRLKFVVLDANIIIRSVFGVKVGRLMQSVGDNACFLTPDVCLDDAEEYIPKIAASKGLELALVKEGFDRVSNIVEVVSASLYSQYQSEAIKRIKQRDLDDWPILATALLLLS
- a CDS encoding Gfo/Idh/MocA family protein: MTNFLVEGPIKVGIVGTGYAASKRAEALQADQRAELKSVAGYTVISSEKFAQTYSIERINSWQTLVKQPDLDLIIICNINQDHGAIAQAALSAGKHVVLEYPLALKPLQAEALINLARQNQKLLHVEHIELIGGVHQAIRRYLPEIGEVFYGRYSTISPQQNAPRRWTYHHEMFGFPLIAALSRIHRFTDLFGAVDTVNCQTRFWDAPETGYYLACLCEAQLRFSNGLIAQITYGKGEKFWSSDRTLELYGDRGTLSFDGETGILIKGEEKIPLEVVSRQGLFAQDTQMVLDHLVHGKPLYLKPESSYYALTVAEAARQSAATGSIISIPPQL